Proteins encoded by one window of Lutibacter sp. A64:
- a CDS encoding lipid-A-disaccharide synthase N-terminal domain-containing protein: MSDWIIYTVGFFAQLLFSGRLILQWILSEKSKKVLTPSLFWKLSLIASFLLFIYGYLRDDFAIMLGQALTYFIYIRNLQLQGEWQKAPKPLQWFLLIFPILLVIYSYNNNTYDIDKLFRNDAIPLWLLLLGSIAQVIFTLRFVYQWLYSEKNKKSSLPFGFWLLSLIGSILILTYAILRKDPVLLIGHLMGSIIYFRNILILRKQVT; this comes from the coding sequence ATGAGCGACTGGATTATCTATACCGTTGGTTTTTTTGCGCAATTATTATTTTCTGGCAGATTAATTTTACAATGGATATTATCTGAAAAAAGCAAGAAAGTATTAACGCCTTCATTATTTTGGAAATTAAGTTTAATCGCTTCATTTCTACTATTTATTTATGGCTATTTACGAGACGATTTTGCTATAATGTTAGGTCAAGCACTCACCTATTTTATATATATTCGAAATTTACAATTACAAGGCGAATGGCAAAAAGCACCAAAACCACTGCAATGGTTTTTACTAATTTTTCCTATTTTATTGGTAATTTATTCCTACAATAACAATACCTACGATATAGATAAATTATTTAGAAACGATGCTATCCCTCTTTGGTTATTACTTTTAGGAAGCATAGCACAAGTAATTTTTACATTGCGTTTTGTATACCAATGGTTGTATTCTGAAAAAAACAAAAAATCATCTTTACCATTCGGATTTTGGTTATTGAGTTTAATAGGTTCTATCTTAATTTTAACGTATGCTATTTTAAGAAAAGATCCTGTTTTATTAATAGGACATTTAATGGGGTCTATAATATATTTTAGGAATATTTTAATTTTAAGAAAACAGGTTACATAG
- a CDS encoding ArnT family glycosyltransferase has product MIKTIENNPIATLSILIVLMLLIHLDVPNITIMEARNFITAREIIQDNNWILTTMNGEARYQKPPLPTWLTAISALAFGTQSLFALRLPAALMVLFLGFFSYYFSLKLELSKKHSLNNSLILVTSFYVFGIINEAPWDIFTHGFMFAGLYYLFQFFETSEKQWKRAFIAALFIGLSIMSKGPVSLFAVFLPFLISYGIVFKYKNFKQKLVPFIIAVILFLAIGSWWFLYVRIADTQAFLEIATKETGNWSSYNVKPFYYYWSFFSQSGLWTIPAFIGLLYPYLIKRVTYKKAYKFTFWWTIIAVVLLSAIPEKKARYLMPVLIPLALNTGFYIQYLIQEFYKLTAKKETIPVYFNFGLIALISLILPIGLYVILKDDFNNYLINYVLTALASLTIGVLLLKNLIRKKIKNVFYLTVLFMVAIFLFGLPISKTLNKNKDFNAINTLHTIENKQQITTYSIGEITPELLWDYNGILKDIYKNEQLEVPSESKFGILVMNSDVEKITDQLSNDYNLELTETYNLNVGSKNKERLIRQFYLVSKK; this is encoded by the coding sequence ATGATAAAAACCATAGAAAATAACCCGATTGCAACATTATCAATTCTAATTGTACTTATGTTATTAATACATTTAGATGTACCAAATATTACTATTATGGAAGCACGTAATTTTATTACTGCTCGTGAAATTATACAAGATAACAATTGGATACTAACAACTATGAATGGTGAAGCAAGATATCAAAAACCACCATTACCAACCTGGCTTACTGCAATTTCTGCTTTAGCATTTGGAACACAAAGTTTGTTTGCATTACGTTTACCAGCTGCTTTAATGGTATTATTTTTAGGGTTTTTTAGTTATTATTTTTCATTAAAATTAGAACTTTCAAAAAAACATAGCTTAAACAATAGTTTAATTTTAGTTACTTCTTTTTATGTATTTGGAATCATAAATGAAGCTCCGTGGGACATTTTTACTCACGGATTTATGTTTGCAGGTTTGTATTATTTATTTCAATTTTTTGAAACTTCAGAAAAGCAATGGAAAAGAGCTTTTATAGCTGCTCTATTTATTGGACTTTCAATTATGAGTAAAGGCCCTGTATCTTTATTTGCTGTGTTTTTACCTTTCTTAATTTCTTATGGAATTGTATTTAAATATAAAAACTTTAAACAAAAACTAGTTCCGTTTATTATAGCTGTAATCTTATTTTTAGCTATTGGAAGTTGGTGGTTTCTCTACGTTAGAATTGCAGACACCCAAGCTTTTTTAGAAATTGCTACTAAAGAAACAGGAAATTGGAGCAGTTATAACGTAAAACCTTTTTATTATTATTGGAGCTTTTTTTCACAATCTGGTTTGTGGACCATACCTGCATTTATCGGTTTACTTTACCCCTACTTAATAAAACGTGTAACTTATAAAAAAGCCTATAAATTTACTTTTTGGTGGACAATAATTGCTGTGGTTTTATTATCTGCTATTCCAGAAAAAAAAGCACGTTATTTAATGCCTGTTCTAATTCCATTAGCATTAAATACCGGTTTTTATATTCAATATTTAATACAAGAATTTTATAAACTTACAGCTAAAAAAGAAACAATTCCAGTTTATTTTAATTTTGGACTTATTGCTCTTATCTCATTAATTTTACCAATTGGCTTATATGTAATTTTAAAAGACGACTTTAACAACTACCTAATAAATTATGTTTTAACAGCCCTAGCTAGTTTAACAATTGGTGTATTACTTTTAAAAAATTTAATTAGAAAAAAGATTAAAAATGTATTCTACTTAACTGTTTTATTTATGGTTGCAATTTTTCTATTTGGTCTACCAATTTCAAAAACTTTAAATAAAAATAAGGATTTTAATGCTATAAATACCTTGCATACAATTGAAAACAAACAACAAATTACAACCTATTCAATTGGTGAAATTACTCCAGAATTACTTTGGGATTATAATGGAATTTTAAAAGATATTTATAAAAATGAACAATTAGAAGTCCCTTCTGAAAGTAAATTTGGAATTTTAGTAATGAATAGTGATGTTGAAAAAATTACCGACCAACTCTCTAATGATTACAACTTAGAACTAACAGAAACTTACAATCTAAATGTAGGCTCAAAAAATAAAGAACGTTTAATCAGACAATTTTATTTAGTATCAAAAAAATAG
- a CDS encoding phosphatase PAP2 family protein → MIESIIDKDIELLIFLNNLGTTQWDGFWLIVTNKFSAIPLYLLLLYFAFKNYGLKKTVIIVLFIALLIAASDQTSNLFKYGFKRLRPCHDESLQHLVRLVKSRCGGLYSYFSAHASNSFAVATFFSFLLKDKVKYLSYILIIWAFFVAYSRIYIGVHFPLDVLTGAVIGTIYAIVCFKLFKLFERKFIA, encoded by the coding sequence ATGATAGAATCAATTATTGATAAAGATATTGAATTACTAATTTTCCTAAATAATTTAGGAACAACACAATGGGATGGCTTTTGGCTTATTGTAACAAATAAGTTTAGTGCCATCCCATTATATTTACTATTACTTTATTTTGCTTTTAAAAATTACGGGTTAAAAAAAACAGTTATTATCGTACTATTTATTGCGTTATTAATTGCAGCTTCAGACCAAACAAGTAATTTGTTTAAATACGGTTTTAAAAGATTAAGGCCTTGCCATGATGAATCTCTACAACATTTGGTAAGATTAGTAAAATCACGTTGCGGAGGTTTGTATTCTTATTTTTCTGCGCATGCTTCTAATTCATTTGCAGTTGCTACTTTTTTTAGTTTTTTATTAAAAGATAAAGTGAAATATCTTTCTTATATTTTAATAATATGGGCATTTTTTGTTGCGTACAGCAGAATCTATATTGGTGTTCATTTCCCACTAGATGTGCTTACAGGTGCTGTTATAGGAACAATTTATGCAATTGTATGTTTTAAATTATTCAAGCTTTTTGAACGTAAATTTATTGCTTAG
- a CDS encoding peptidylprolyl isomerase produces the protein MMRVLQLVVIVLVLTLSACKPTKYTDLDDGMYADVETNKGAILLKLEFEKTPITVANFVSLANGTNKQVVDSLQGVKYYNGLIFHRVLNNFMIQTGDPLGNGTGGPGYKFKDEFPKDKDGNLLLKHDKAGVLSMANWGPSNTNGSQFFITHKDTPWLDGVHTVFGNVILGQSVVDSIVQNDTIKTIEIIKVGKAAKKFKAAKIFDEFYIKYQKELEETQAKIEAASASALKRFNENKEKATELSSGLKIVITETKNGEKPVNGASVEVGYSGYFTDGKLFDTNYKEVAKAYGVYDEIRDSKNGYKPFTSIYGPEARLISGFREGLQQLKIGDKALLFIPSHLGYGAQGAGKVIPPNTDLVFEVELVGLSTPDNK, from the coding sequence ATGATGAGAGTATTACAACTAGTTGTAATTGTTTTAGTTTTAACTTTATCAGCTTGTAAACCAACTAAATATACAGATTTAGATGATGGAATGTATGCTGATGTAGAAACTAATAAGGGAGCAATTTTATTAAAACTTGAATTTGAAAAAACACCAATTACGGTTGCAAATTTTGTTTCATTAGCCAATGGTACCAATAAGCAAGTTGTAGATTCTTTACAAGGAGTTAAATATTATAACGGATTAATATTTCATAGAGTACTAAATAATTTTATGATACAAACAGGAGATCCTCTTGGAAATGGTACTGGAGGCCCTGGTTATAAATTTAAAGATGAATTTCCAAAAGATAAAGATGGAAATTTGCTTTTAAAACATGATAAAGCAGGTGTTTTATCTATGGCAAATTGGGGACCGTCTAATACTAATGGTAGTCAATTTTTTATTACTCATAAAGATACTCCTTGGTTAGATGGGGTACATACAGTATTTGGAAATGTTATTTTAGGTCAATCTGTGGTAGATTCTATAGTTCAAAATGATACAATTAAAACCATTGAAATTATAAAAGTAGGAAAGGCTGCCAAAAAATTTAAAGCAGCTAAGATTTTTGATGAATTTTATATTAAATATCAAAAAGAATTAGAAGAAACGCAAGCTAAAATTGAAGCAGCAAGTGCTAGTGCTTTAAAAAGATTTAATGAAAACAAAGAAAAAGCAACTGAATTATCTTCGGGACTTAAAATTGTTATAACTGAAACTAAAAATGGTGAAAAACCTGTAAATGGAGCTTCTGTTGAAGTAGGGTATTCTGGTTATTTTACAGATGGTAAATTATTTGATACTAATTATAAAGAGGTAGCAAAAGCCTATGGTGTTTATGACGAAATAAGGGATTCTAAAAACGGATATAAACCATTTACTAGTATTTATGGTCCTGAAGCACGTTTAATTTCTGGTTTTAGAGAAGGGTTACAACAATTAAAAATTGGAGATAAAGCGCTACTTTTTATACCATCTCATTTAGGTTATGGTGCTCAAGGAGCTGGTAAAGTAATTCCGCCAAATACAGACTTGGTTTTTGAAGTAGAATTAGTTGGGTTAAGTACACCTGATAATAAATAA
- a CDS encoding FKBP-type peptidyl-prolyl cis-trans isomerase has product MKVIKFLFLGALVISLASCNNQATKLKSLDSEIDSVSYALGLDMGLKINANFDDINQDAYVQGMKNGIDSTNMLLDTKNIGTVINTYFQKLQQQKMKEAQEAAAKKAETDFAESKAAGEKFLEENKTKEGVVTTDSGLQYIVMKEGNGEKPVSTSKVKVHYHGTLIDGTVFDSSVDRGEPTEFFANQVIKGWTEGLQLMPVGSKYKFFIPQELGYGATPRSGGAIKPFDVLIFEVELLEIVK; this is encoded by the coding sequence ATGAAAGTAATTAAATTCTTATTTCTTGGTGCACTAGTAATTTCACTAGCTTCTTGTAATAATCAAGCAACCAAATTAAAATCATTAGATTCTGAAATTGATTCTGTAAGTTATGCTTTAGGATTAGATATGGGTCTTAAAATCAATGCTAATTTTGATGATATTAATCAAGATGCTTATGTTCAAGGAATGAAAAACGGAATAGACTCAACAAACATGTTGTTAGATACAAAAAATATTGGTACAGTAATTAATACCTATTTTCAAAAGTTACAACAACAAAAAATGAAAGAAGCACAAGAAGCAGCTGCAAAAAAAGCTGAAACTGATTTTGCTGAATCTAAAGCTGCTGGTGAAAAGTTCTTAGAAGAAAATAAAACAAAAGAAGGTGTTGTAACTACAGATAGTGGTTTACAATATATTGTAATGAAAGAAGGAAATGGAGAAAAACCAGTTTCAACTTCAAAAGTAAAAGTACACTACCATGGGACTTTAATAGATGGTACTGTATTTGACAGTTCTGTTGATAGAGGAGAACCTACTGAGTTTTTTGCAAATCAGGTAATTAAAGGGTGGACAGAAGGTTTACAATTAATGCCTGTTGGTTCAAAATATAAATTCTTTATTCCTCAAGAATTAGGTTATGGAGCTACACCACGTTCAGGTGGTGCAATTAAACCATTTGATGTATTAATTTTTGAAGTAGAATTATTAGAAATTGTTAAATAA
- the gldI gene encoding gliding motility-associated peptidyl-prolyl isomerase GldI, producing MKPKFFSFIILLSMFSCVNPEARKPVLRKSSSVMQESIEFNKALIAAQENAFEKFIKQDSVSTYFLSNFGFKYKINTKASTNYYPKKGDEITYTYEVYDINMQPIYTKNQIGVQKYIVDQQEIVDGLREGLKLMNAGDDVTFLFPSHKVFGYLGDQKNIEVNQPLIYKVQLIKINKQNESN from the coding sequence ATGAAGCCTAAATTTTTTAGTTTTATTATATTATTATCTATGTTTTCTTGTGTTAATCCTGAAGCAAGAAAACCTGTTTTAAGAAAAAGTTCTTCTGTAATGCAAGAGTCTATAGAATTTAATAAGGCATTAATTGCAGCTCAAGAAAATGCCTTTGAAAAGTTTATAAAACAAGATTCGGTAAGCACTTATTTTTTAAGCAACTTTGGTTTTAAATATAAAATTAATACAAAAGCTTCAACCAATTATTATCCAAAAAAGGGAGATGAAATAACCTATACTTATGAGGTTTATGATATAAATATGCAACCTATTTATACTAAAAACCAAATCGGTGTTCAAAAGTATATTGTAGATCAGCAAGAAATTGTAGATGGATTAAGAGAAGGTCTAAAATTAATGAATGCAGGAGATGATGTAACTTTTTTATTTCCATCTCATAAAGTTTTTGGATATTTGGGGGATCAAAAAAACATTGAGGTAAATCAACCTTTAATATATAAAGTTCAATTAATTAAAATAAATAAACAAAATGAAAGTAATTAA
- a CDS encoding DHH family phosphoesterase, whose amino-acid sequence MDVREFKEVKELLSSKKDIVLVPHRNPDGDAIGACLAMYHYLQKKGHHVTVVAPNDYPDFLKWMPQSKDVLKFDMQNRQSKAVIDEASIIFLLDFNALHRVGSDMENTLKEFKGTFIMVDHHQQPDTIATYLFSDTSICSTCQMVYHFLENIDEVDAIDKVIATSLYTGIMTDTGSFRFASTTSTTHRIIADLIDKGANNALIHNNVYDTNSYSRLQLLGRALSNLKVETELKTAYITLTQQELDEFNYQKGDTEGVVNYALSLDGVIFAVIFIEDVEQKIIKISFRSKGSFSVNKFARNHFNGGGHDNAAGGRSEISLDETVSKFLNVLSDYKTELLNSYEA is encoded by the coding sequence ATGGATGTAAGAGAGTTTAAGGAAGTAAAAGAGCTGCTTTCTAGCAAAAAAGATATTGTATTGGTACCACATAGAAATCCTGATGGAGATGCTATTGGAGCTTGTTTAGCAATGTACCATTATTTACAAAAGAAAGGACATCACGTAACTGTTGTTGCACCAAATGATTATCCAGATTTTTTAAAATGGATGCCACAGTCTAAAGATGTTTTAAAATTTGATATGCAAAATAGGCAGTCTAAAGCAGTAATAGATGAAGCTTCAATTATATTTTTATTAGATTTTAATGCGTTACACCGTGTTGGTTCAGATATGGAAAATACATTAAAAGAGTTTAAAGGTACTTTTATAATGGTAGACCACCATCAACAACCAGATACTATTGCAACTTATTTATTTTCTGATACATCTATTTGTTCAACATGTCAAATGGTATATCATTTTTTAGAAAATATTGATGAAGTTGATGCCATAGATAAAGTAATTGCAACGTCTTTATATACAGGAATAATGACAGATACTGGCTCGTTTAGATTTGCTTCAACCACTAGTACTACACATAGAATTATTGCTGATTTAATAGATAAAGGAGCAAATAATGCATTGATACATAATAATGTATACGATACTAATTCGTATAGTAGATTACAACTTTTAGGTCGTGCTTTAAGTAATTTAAAGGTTGAAACCGAGTTAAAAACAGCTTATATTACGTTAACACAACAAGAATTAGACGAATTTAATTACCAAAAAGGAGATACAGAAGGTGTCGTAAATTATGCCTTATCTTTAGATGGTGTTATTTTTGCTGTTATTTTTATTGAAGATGTAGAACAAAAAATTATTAAAATTTCCTTTAGATCTAAAGGAAGTTTTTCAGTAAATAAATTTGCTAGAAATCATTTTAATGGAGGAGGACATGACAATGCTGCTGGAGGTAGATCTGAAATATCTTTAGATGAAACTGTCTCTAAATTTTTAAATGTATTATCAGATTATAAAACCGAATTATTAAATTCTTATGAAGCCTAA
- a CDS encoding alkaline phosphatase D family protein — MKYVFPFLILILSVTSCQKKEIDNNFTIAFGSCNNQVLENALWKEIEKNKPDIWIWGGDIIYTDTEDMAFMEKNYSKQKNDSNYSNFAKKVEILATWDDHDYGLNDGGTEYPKKKEAQQLFLNFLDVPKNDARRKQEGIYYSKDYKINNTQSIKIILLDTRYFRTALTTDTISKKRYQPNNYGEGSMLGNKQWNWLTNQLKNSTATYNIIVSSIQFLSSEHGFESWGNMPHEVTKLENLIKTSKAKNTIILSGDRHISEFSKKEIEGLNYPLIDFTSSGLTHSYTSYKGEPNKYRIGNVVSKKSFGILKFDLLTETVIMEIRGENNTVYSTINHTYNP, encoded by the coding sequence ATGAAATATGTCTTCCCATTTTTAATTTTAATATTAAGTGTTACTTCTTGTCAAAAAAAAGAAATAGACAACAATTTTACAATCGCATTTGGCTCATGTAATAATCAAGTTCTAGAAAATGCTTTATGGAAAGAAATAGAAAAAAACAAACCGGATATTTGGATTTGGGGTGGTGATATAATTTATACAGATACAGAGGACATGGCTTTTATGGAAAAAAACTATAGCAAACAAAAAAATGATTCTAACTATTCAAATTTTGCTAAAAAAGTTGAAATTCTAGCTACTTGGGATGATCACGATTATGGTTTAAATGATGGAGGTACAGAATATCCTAAAAAAAAGGAAGCTCAACAATTATTTTTAAATTTTTTAGATGTTCCAAAAAACGATGCTCGTAGAAAACAAGAAGGTATTTACTATTCTAAAGATTATAAAATTAATAATACACAAAGCATAAAAATTATTTTATTAGATACACGTTATTTTAGAACAGCTCTAACTACAGATACAATAAGCAAAAAAAGATACCAACCGAACAACTATGGAGAAGGTTCAATGTTAGGCAACAAACAATGGAATTGGTTAACAAATCAACTTAAAAATTCAACAGCAACCTATAATATTATTGTTAGCAGTATTCAATTTCTATCATCTGAACACGGTTTTGAAAGTTGGGGAAATATGCCACACGAAGTAACTAAATTAGAAAACCTAATTAAAACATCTAAAGCCAAAAATACCATTATACTTTCTGGCGACCGACATATTTCTGAATTTTCAAAAAAAGAAATTGAAGGCCTAAATTATCCTTTAATCGATTTTACGTCTAGCGGACTTACACATTCTTACACCAGCTACAAAGGTGAACCCAATAAATATAGAATAGGCAATGTAGTTTCTAAAAAAAGTTTTGGAATTCTTAAATTTGATTTACTTACAGAAACAGTTATAATGGAAATTAGAGGCGAAAACAATACAGTTTATAGTACTATTAACCACACGTACAACCCATAA
- a CDS encoding nucleoside-diphosphate kinase, whose protein sequence is MATNRTFTMLKPDSVEKGYIGAILEKINAAGFKIVALKMTRLSVAHAEQFYAIHKERPFFGELVEYMTRGPIVAAILEKENAVEDFRVLIGATNPEEAAEGTIRKIYAESIGCNAIHGSDSDENAEIESNFHFSGRQMF, encoded by the coding sequence ATGGCAACAAACAGAACATTTACAATGTTAAAACCTGATTCTGTAGAAAAAGGATATATTGGAGCAATATTAGAAAAAATAAATGCTGCTGGTTTTAAAATTGTAGCTTTAAAAATGACCCGATTAAGTGTAGCACATGCTGAACAGTTTTATGCAATTCACAAAGAGCGTCCATTTTTTGGAGAGCTTGTAGAATATATGACTCGCGGTCCAATAGTAGCAGCAATACTTGAAAAAGAAAATGCGGTTGAAGACTTTAGGGTATTAATTGGTGCTACAAATCCGGAAGAAGCTGCCGAAGGCACCATTAGAAAAATATATGCAGAATCAATAGGTTGTAATGCAATACATGGATCTGATAGTGATGAAAATGCTGAAATTGAAAGTAATTTTCATTTTTCTGGAAGACAAATGTTCTAA
- a CDS encoding DUF721 domain-containing protein, with the protein MAKRQNEFHSIQDLMKDVIKENKLTKGMHQLSVNEAWSKIMGTGVVSYTNSIELQRKTLIVSLKSSVLREELSYGKEKIVKMMNEELGEPLISKILLC; encoded by the coding sequence ATGGCAAAAAGACAGAACGAATTTCATTCTATTCAAGATTTAATGAAAGATGTAATTAAAGAAAATAAGCTAACTAAAGGAATGCACCAATTATCTGTAAACGAAGCCTGGTCTAAAATAATGGGTACAGGTGTAGTTTCTTATACAAACTCTATAGAATTACAACGTAAAACATTAATAGTTAGTTTAAAATCTTCAGTTTTAAGAGAAGAATTAAGTTATGGAAAAGAAAAAATAGTTAAAATGATGAATGAGGAATTAGGAGAACCCTTAATTTCAAAAATACTATTGTGTTAA
- the recF gene encoding DNA replication/repair protein RecF (All proteins in this family for which functions are known are DNA-binding proteins that assist the filamentation of RecA onto DNA for the initiation of recombination or recombinational repair.) yields the protein MHLQKITLVNFKNFESQSFDFEDKINCFVGNNGVGKTNVLDAIYYLSFAKSYFNPVAIQNIRHGQEFFMIQGEYFLEEKIATVVCSLKRGNKKVLKKNGKVYEKFSDHIGHLPLVIISPADRDLIIEGSDTRRKFIDNVISQSDKEYLQIILKYNKVLAQRNSLLKYFAANRTFDALNLKVYDEQLKIYGSVIFEKRTTFLDAFIPIFRERYQSISNSKEVVDMFYKSQLKEGNILDLLEKNLERDRVLQYTSVGTHKDDLIFEINGYPVKKFGSQGQQKSYLIALKLAQFDFMKSKSNVKPILLLDDIFDKLDDLRVEQLINLVNNDHFGQLFISDTHEERTEEVVKRTQQSYKIFKL from the coding sequence ATGCATTTACAGAAAATTACATTAGTTAATTTTAAGAATTTTGAGTCGCAAAGTTTTGATTTTGAGGATAAAATAAATTGTTTTGTCGGTAATAATGGTGTAGGAAAAACCAATGTACTAGATGCAATTTATTATCTATCTTTTGCTAAAAGTTACTTTAATCCGGTTGCAATTCAGAATATAAGACACGGTCAGGAGTTTTTTATGATCCAAGGAGAGTACTTTTTGGAAGAAAAAATAGCGACTGTTGTGTGTAGTTTAAAACGTGGTAATAAAAAAGTTTTAAAGAAAAATGGAAAAGTATATGAGAAATTTTCGGACCATATTGGGCATTTACCTTTGGTGATTATTTCTCCAGCAGATAGAGATTTAATTATTGAAGGGAGTGATACGCGTAGAAAATTTATAGATAATGTTATTTCACAATCAGATAAAGAGTATCTTCAAATAATTTTAAAATACAATAAAGTATTAGCGCAACGCAATTCACTTTTAAAATATTTTGCAGCAAATAGAACTTTTGATGCGTTAAATTTAAAAGTATATGATGAACAATTAAAAATTTATGGTTCTGTAATTTTTGAAAAGAGAACTACTTTTTTAGATGCTTTTATACCAATTTTTAGAGAAAGATACCAATCAATTTCTAATAGTAAAGAAGTTGTAGATATGTTTTACAAATCACAACTAAAAGAAGGAAATATATTAGATTTATTAGAGAAGAATTTAGAAAGAGACCGTGTTTTGCAGTATACAAGCGTTGGAACACATAAAGATGATTTAATTTTTGAAATAAATGGATATCCAGTTAAAAAATTTGGTTCTCAAGGTCAACAGAAATCGTATTTAATTGCATTAAAATTAGCACAATTCGATTTTATGAAATCTAAATCAAATGTAAAGCCCATTCTTTTATTAGATGATATTTTTGATAAATTAGATGATTTACGTGTAGAGCAATTAATAAACTTAGTAAATAACGATCATTTTGGGCAATTATTTATAAGTGATACCCACGAAGAAAGAACAGAAGAAGTTGTAAAAAGAACTCAACAATCTTATAAAATATTTAAATTATAA
- a CDS encoding tetratricopeptide repeat protein, producing MATYKKKASKAKKTQSAIENNSTTAEVFNTLDETASKSEQFIIKNQKTIFIVLGLIVVGILGFLAFQKFVKAPKEKLAADELAYPKAYFEDALTNSVAVDSLLVLGLEGADGKYGFVDIASEFSGTKAGNLANYYAGISHLKLKNYKEAIDYLEDFSSDDELLGPTAKGAIGDAFADINQPEDALDYYLKAAKLRENNFSTPLYLFKAANTAMELENYSKALDLFNTIKKEYPTSTEARNIDIYINKATFASKN from the coding sequence ATGGCAACATATAAAAAGAAAGCGAGTAAAGCAAAAAAGACTCAAAGTGCTATAGAGAATAATTCTACAACTGCAGAAGTGTTCAACACCTTAGATGAAACTGCATCTAAATCAGAACAATTTATTATAAAAAACCAAAAAACAATATTTATTGTATTAGGGTTAATTGTAGTTGGAATTTTAGGTTTTTTAGCTTTTCAAAAATTTGTAAAAGCTCCTAAAGAAAAATTAGCTGCTGATGAATTAGCTTATCCAAAAGCGTATTTTGAAGATGCATTAACAAATTCTGTTGCTGTAGATTCTTTATTAGTTTTAGGTTTAGAAGGTGCTGATGGAAAATATGGATTTGTTGATATTGCTAGTGAATTTAGTGGTACTAAAGCAGGAAATCTTGCAAACTACTACGCTGGTATATCTCACTTAAAATTAAAAAACTACAAAGAAGCAATAGATTATTTAGAAGATTTCTCTTCAGATGATGAATTATTAGGACCTACTGCTAAAGGTGCTATTGGAGATGCTTTTGCAGATATTAATCAACCAGAAGATGCGTTAGATTATTATTTAAAAGCTGCAAAATTAAGAGAAAACAACTTCTCTACTCCATTATATTTATTTAAGGCAGCAAATACTGCTATGGAATTAGAAAACTATAGTAAAGCTTTAGATCTTTTCAATACAATTAAAAAAGAGTATCCTACTTCAACTGAAGCTAGAAATATTGATATTTATATTAATAAAGCAACATTTGCATCTAAAAACTAA
- the ribH gene encoding 6,7-dimethyl-8-ribityllumazine synthase gives MATTDLSYYDKATIPNANKFRFGIVVSEWNSDITENLYLGAVEALIENGATKENIVKWNVPGSFELVFGCKKMIESQNVDAIIAIGNVIQGETKHFDFVCDGVTQGIKDLNVKYNIPVIFCVLTDNNKQQSIDRSGGIHGNKGVESAIAAIKMAALREF, from the coding sequence ATGGCAACAACAGATTTATCTTATTACGATAAAGCAACAATCCCAAATGCGAACAAGTTTCGATTTGGGATTGTTGTTTCTGAATGGAATTCAGACATCACAGAAAACCTATATTTAGGTGCTGTAGAAGCATTAATTGAAAATGGCGCAACTAAAGAAAACATTGTAAAATGGAATGTTCCTGGTAGTTTTGAACTAGTTTTTGGTTGCAAAAAAATGATTGAATCTCAAAATGTAGATGCTATTATTGCTATTGGAAATGTAATACAAGGCGAAACAAAACATTTCGATTTTGTTTGTGATGGCGTTACTCAAGGAATAAAAGATTTAAATGTTAAATATAATATTCCAGTTATTTTTTGCGTGTTAACAGACAATAACAAGCAACAATCTATCGATCGTTCTGGTGGAATACACGGAAATAAAGGTGTAGAAAGTGCCATTGCTGCTATAAAAATGGCTGCTTTAAGAGAGTTTTAA